The Burkholderia pyrrocinia genome has a segment encoding these proteins:
- a CDS encoding helix-turn-helix transcriptional regulator — protein sequence MNHPSSAPAPVPPLDATPARALGEFIRAHRERLSPQAVGLPPGPRRRTPGLRREEVAQLCGVSPTWYTWIEQGRPVSASADALARIAVALQLSKAERAYLFELAAQRDPAEPDVAGGDLPPTLAATVAAIATPAYVLDRQWNALAWNAPAAALFSGWLDGEHDRNLLRFTFMAPAARTLIVDWETRARRLAAEFRADSIRHLADAPTRALIDALTAGSDAFAQYWASQDVFEREGGLREFDHPADGRLVYQQITLKPAHREDLKLVVLVRD from the coding sequence ATGAACCACCCGTCCTCCGCCCCTGCCCCTGTCCCGCCGCTCGACGCCACACCCGCCCGCGCGCTCGGCGAATTCATCCGCGCCCACCGCGAGCGGCTGTCGCCGCAGGCCGTCGGCCTGCCGCCCGGCCCGCGCCGCCGCACGCCGGGGCTACGGCGCGAGGAAGTCGCGCAGCTGTGCGGCGTCAGCCCGACCTGGTACACGTGGATCGAACAGGGCCGCCCGGTGTCGGCGTCGGCCGACGCGCTCGCGCGGATCGCCGTCGCGCTGCAGCTGTCGAAGGCCGAGCGCGCGTACCTGTTCGAACTGGCCGCGCAGCGCGACCCGGCCGAGCCCGATGTCGCGGGCGGCGACCTGCCGCCGACGCTCGCCGCGACCGTCGCGGCGATCGCGACGCCCGCGTACGTGCTCGACCGGCAATGGAACGCGCTCGCGTGGAACGCGCCGGCCGCCGCGCTTTTTTCCGGCTGGCTCGACGGCGAACACGACCGCAACTTGCTGCGCTTCACGTTCATGGCGCCGGCCGCGCGCACGCTGATCGTCGACTGGGAAACCCGCGCGCGGCGGCTCGCGGCCGAATTCCGCGCCGATTCGATCCGCCACCTGGCCGACGCGCCGACCCGCGCGCTGATCGACGCGCTGACCGCCGGCAGCGACGCGTTCGCGCAGTACTGGGCGTCGCAGGACGTGTTCGAGCGCGAAGGCGGCCTGCGTGAATTCGACCATCCGGCCGACGGCCGCCTCGTGTACCAGCAGATCACGCTGAAGCCCGCGCACCGCGAGGACCTGAAGCTGGTCGTGCTGGTGCGCGACTGA
- the hemDX gene encoding fused uroporphyrinogen-III synthase HemD/membrane protein HemX encodes MAGGTRAFTAVLTRPDGQSDALASQLADAGCDVLEFPLIDIAPVDDPVPLDAAFAALADYALVIFVSPNAIDRALAQYGAIWPNALPVGVVGPGSVAALERHGIAAPAHRVIAPQAPADGGVPHYDSESLFACIEAAFGGAQALAGKRVLIVRGDGGREWLADRLREAGADVTLVAAYRRVVPEPRVGAWERVHALLDGAPHAWLVTSSEGVRNLHELARAHLNDAEIGALKHAPLVTPHPRIEQTARALGFDRITLTGAGDERIVRAFRTMADEAVQPATAAPVTKRMTDTNDSKSVASQPAAASAPPSRPPYMASEPPARRGGSAVLWFVVVVLGCAAGVGGYALNRKIDRLDGTFVARQKALDAQTAETRMKTEQALASTHQVDTQLAQLDGKLADAQSAQQALQQQYQDLSRNRDAWMLEEVDQMLSSASQQLQLTGNTQLALIALQNADARLATSQSAQAVTVRKALALDIEKLKAAPAADLTGLAIKLDDAIARVDALPLSGEAIVPHAAPKAAPIEAASTAVAGEPRWKVWWHDFSAGLGQQLKGLVQVRRIDNADAMLASPDQGYFVRENVKLRLLTARLSLLARNDSAMKADLHAAQASLGKYFDQASKDTQTVEDLLKQVDGASLTVAVPNLNTSLNAVQQFKSRG; translated from the coding sequence ATGGCGGGCGGCACGCGCGCGTTCACCGCTGTCCTGACGCGCCCGGACGGCCAGTCGGACGCGCTGGCGTCGCAACTGGCCGATGCCGGCTGCGACGTGCTCGAATTCCCGCTGATCGATATCGCACCGGTCGACGATCCGGTGCCGCTCGACGCCGCGTTCGCGGCGCTTGCCGACTACGCGCTCGTGATTTTCGTGTCGCCGAACGCGATCGACCGCGCGCTCGCGCAGTACGGCGCGATCTGGCCGAACGCGCTGCCGGTCGGCGTGGTCGGGCCCGGCAGCGTCGCGGCGCTCGAGCGGCACGGCATTGCGGCGCCCGCGCATCGCGTGATCGCGCCGCAGGCGCCGGCCGACGGCGGCGTGCCCCATTACGATTCGGAAAGCCTGTTCGCGTGCATCGAGGCCGCGTTCGGCGGCGCGCAGGCGCTGGCGGGCAAGCGCGTGCTGATCGTGCGCGGCGACGGCGGGCGCGAATGGCTCGCCGACCGGCTGCGCGAGGCCGGCGCGGACGTCACGCTGGTCGCCGCGTACCGGCGCGTCGTGCCCGAGCCGCGCGTCGGCGCATGGGAGCGCGTGCACGCGCTGCTCGATGGCGCACCGCATGCGTGGCTCGTCACGAGCTCGGAAGGCGTGCGCAACCTGCACGAACTCGCGCGGGCGCACCTGAACGACGCCGAGATCGGCGCGCTGAAGCATGCGCCGCTCGTGACGCCGCACCCGCGGATCGAGCAGACCGCGCGCGCATTGGGTTTTGATAGGATTACGCTGACCGGCGCGGGCGATGAGCGCATCGTCCGCGCGTTTCGAACGATGGCCGACGAGGCCGTCCAACCGGCGACAGCCGCACCGGTGACTAAACGCATGACAGATACCAACGATTCCAAAAGCGTCGCTTCCCAGCCGGCCGCTGCATCCGCACCGCCGTCCCGTCCCCCTTATATGGCGTCCGAACCGCCCGCGCGCCGCGGCGGCAGCGCGGTGCTGTGGTTCGTGGTCGTCGTGCTCGGCTGCGCGGCGGGCGTCGGCGGCTATGCGCTGAACCGCAAGATCGACCGGCTCGACGGCACGTTCGTCGCGCGCCAGAAGGCGCTCGACGCGCAGACGGCCGAGACGCGCATGAAGACCGAGCAGGCGCTTGCGAGCACGCACCAGGTCGACACGCAGCTCGCGCAGCTCGACGGCAAGCTCGCCGACGCGCAGAGCGCGCAGCAGGCGCTGCAGCAGCAATACCAGGACCTGTCGCGCAACCGCGATGCGTGGATGCTCGAGGAGGTCGACCAGATGCTGTCGAGCGCGAGCCAGCAGCTTCAGCTGACGGGCAACACGCAGCTCGCGCTGATCGCGCTGCAGAACGCCGACGCGCGTCTCGCGACGTCGCAGAGCGCGCAGGCCGTCACGGTGCGCAAGGCGCTCGCGCTGGACATCGAAAAACTGAAGGCCGCGCCGGCAGCCGATCTCACGGGCCTCGCGATCAAGCTCGACGACGCGATCGCCAGGGTCGACGCGCTGCCGCTTTCCGGCGAGGCGATCGTGCCGCACGCGGCGCCGAAGGCCGCGCCGATCGAGGCCGCATCGACGGCCGTGGCCGGCGAGCCGCGCTGGAAGGTCTGGTGGCACGACTTCTCGGCCGGTCTCGGCCAGCAGTTGAAGGGCCTCGTGCAGGTGCGCCGGATCGACAACGCGGACGCGATGCTCGCGTCGCCCGACCAGGGCTACTTCGTGCGCGAGAACGTGAAGCTGCGCCTGCTCACCGCGCGCCTGTCGCTGCTCGCGCGCAACGACAGCGCGATGAAGGCCGACCTGCACGCCGCGCAGGCGTCGCTCGGGAAGTATTTCGATCAGGCGTCGAAGGACACGCAGACCGTCGAGGATCTGCTCAAGCAGGTTGACGGCGCATCGCTGACGGTCGCGGTGCCGAACCTGAATACGAGCCTGAACGCCGTTCAGCAGTTCAAGAGCCGGGGGTAA
- the ppc gene encoding phosphoenolpyruvate carboxylase yields the protein MKSSGSARTARRNAALSSSDAPTDTVAIAANGRAKTATKPKDPIHQTKRATKAAGPAARTAGAPKSGTRTREDKDGPLFEDIRFLGRLLGDVVREQEGDTVFDVVETIRQTAVKFRREDDSEAAQTLEKKLRKLTPEQTVSVVRAFSYFSHLANIAEDRHHNRRRRIHALAGSAPQPGTVAYALDQLKTTGNASKRLLQRFFDDALIVPVLTAHPTEVQRKSILDAQHDIARLLAERDQELTARERQYNESMLRARVTALWQTRMLRDARLTVGDEIENALSYYRATFLDELPALYGDIEAALAEHGLQARVPAFFQMGSWIGGDRDGNPNVTAATLDEAINRQAAVILEHYLEQVHKLGAELSVSNLLVGANDAVKALAAASPDQSPHRVDEPYRRALIGIYTRLAASARVRVGEGTVPVRSAGRGAPPVRAIPYADSEAFVADLKVLTASLDEHHGTSLAAPRLAPLVRAAEVFGFHLASIDLRQSSDIHEAVVAELFARAGVEADYAALAEEDKLRVLLAALADPRPLRSPYFEYSALAQSELGVFEKAREVRAQFGARAVRNYIISHTETVSDLVEVLLLQKETGLLEGALGVPGGHARNSLMVIPLFETIPDLRDASRIMREYFALPGVDALIAHQGAEQEVMLGYSDSNKDGGFLTSNWELYRAELALVDLFRDRKITLRLFHGRGGTVGRGGGPTYQAILSQPPGTVNGQIRLTEQGEVIASKFANPEIGRRNLETVVAATLEASLLPQSNAPAQLPAFEAAMQTLSDSAMAAYRALVYETPGFTDYFFSSTPITEIAELNIGSRPASRKLQDPKQRKIEDLRAIPWGFSWGQCRLLLTGWYGFGSAVSAYLDGAQDEAERTKRVALLKKMNKTWPFFSNLMSNMDMVLAKTDLAVASRYAQLVSDRKLRKHVFERIVAEWERTAQALAEITGHEGRLATNPLLARSIKNRFPYLDPLNHLQVELIKRHRAGDTNARLRRGIHLTINGIAAGLRNTG from the coding sequence GTGAAGTCTTCCGGATCGGCGCGTACGGCGCGCCGCAATGCTGCCCTGTCCTCCTCCGACGCCCCGACGGACACCGTCGCCATCGCCGCGAACGGCCGTGCGAAAACGGCAACGAAACCGAAAGACCCGATACATCAGACAAAACGCGCGACGAAAGCCGCCGGCCCCGCGGCCCGCACGGCCGGCGCGCCGAAGTCCGGCACGCGCACGCGCGAGGACAAGGACGGCCCGCTGTTCGAGGACATCCGCTTCCTCGGCCGCCTGCTCGGCGACGTCGTGCGCGAGCAGGAAGGCGACACCGTGTTCGACGTCGTCGAGACGATCCGCCAGACCGCGGTCAAGTTCCGCCGCGAGGACGACAGCGAAGCCGCGCAGACGCTCGAGAAGAAGCTGCGCAAGCTGACGCCGGAGCAGACGGTGAGCGTCGTGCGCGCGTTCAGCTATTTCTCGCATCTCGCGAACATCGCGGAAGACCGCCACCACAACCGCCGCCGCCGCATCCACGCGCTGGCCGGCTCCGCACCGCAGCCCGGCACGGTCGCGTACGCGCTCGATCAGCTGAAGACGACCGGCAACGCGTCGAAGCGGCTGCTGCAGCGCTTCTTCGACGACGCGCTGATCGTGCCGGTGCTGACCGCGCACCCGACCGAAGTGCAGCGCAAGAGCATCCTCGACGCGCAGCACGACATCGCACGCCTGCTGGCCGAGCGCGACCAGGAACTGACCGCGCGCGAGCGCCAGTACAACGAATCGATGCTGCGCGCGCGCGTGACCGCGCTGTGGCAGACGCGCATGCTGCGCGACGCGCGCCTGACGGTCGGCGACGAGATCGAGAACGCGCTGTCGTACTACCGCGCGACCTTCCTCGACGAGCTGCCCGCGCTGTACGGCGACATCGAGGCCGCGCTCGCCGAGCACGGCCTGCAGGCGCGCGTGCCCGCGTTCTTCCAGATGGGCAGCTGGATCGGCGGCGATCGCGACGGCAACCCGAACGTGACGGCGGCGACGCTCGACGAGGCGATCAACCGCCAGGCCGCGGTGATCCTCGAGCACTATCTGGAACAGGTGCACAAGCTCGGCGCCGAGCTGTCGGTGTCGAACCTGCTCGTCGGCGCGAACGACGCCGTGAAGGCGCTCGCCGCCGCATCGCCCGACCAGTCGCCGCACCGCGTCGACGAGCCGTATCGCCGCGCGCTGATCGGCATCTACACGCGGCTCGCCGCGAGCGCACGCGTGCGCGTGGGCGAAGGCACGGTGCCCGTGCGCAGCGCGGGCCGCGGCGCGCCGCCCGTGCGCGCGATCCCGTATGCGGATTCCGAAGCGTTCGTCGCCGATCTGAAGGTGCTGACCGCGTCGCTCGACGAACACCACGGCACGTCGCTCGCCGCGCCGCGCCTCGCGCCTCTCGTGCGCGCGGCCGAAGTGTTCGGCTTCCATCTCGCGAGCATCGACCTGCGCCAGAGCTCCGACATCCATGAAGCGGTGGTCGCCGAGCTGTTCGCGCGCGCGGGCGTCGAGGCCGACTACGCGGCGCTCGCCGAGGAAGACAAGCTGCGCGTGCTGCTCGCCGCACTCGCCGACCCGCGCCCGCTGCGTTCGCCGTACTTCGAATACTCGGCGCTCGCGCAGAGCGAGCTCGGCGTGTTCGAGAAGGCGCGCGAAGTGCGTGCGCAATTCGGCGCGCGCGCGGTGCGCAACTACATCATTTCGCATACGGAAACCGTCAGCGACCTCGTCGAGGTGCTGCTGCTGCAGAAGGAGACGGGGCTGCTCGAAGGTGCGCTCGGCGTGCCGGGCGGCCATGCGAGGAACAGCCTGATGGTGATCCCGCTGTTCGAGACGATCCCCGACCTGCGCGACGCATCGCGCATCATGCGCGAATACTTCGCACTGCCGGGCGTCGATGCGCTGATCGCGCACCAGGGTGCCGAGCAGGAAGTGATGCTCGGCTACTCGGACAGCAACAAGGACGGCGGCTTCCTCACGTCGAACTGGGAGCTGTATCGCGCGGAACTCGCGCTCGTCGACCTGTTCCGCGACCGAAAGATCACGCTGCGGCTGTTCCACGGCCGCGGCGGCACGGTCGGCCGCGGGGGCGGCCCGACCTACCAGGCGATCCTGTCGCAGCCGCCGGGCACCGTGAACGGCCAGATCCGCCTGACCGAACAGGGCGAGGTGATCGCGAGCAAGTTCGCGAACCCCGAGATCGGCCGGCGCAACCTCGAGACGGTCGTCGCCGCGACGCTCGAGGCGTCGCTGCTGCCGCAGTCGAACGCCCCTGCGCAACTGCCCGCGTTCGAGGCCGCGATGCAGACGCTGTCCGACTCGGCGATGGCCGCGTACCGCGCGCTCGTCTATGAAACGCCCGGCTTCACCGACTACTTCTTCTCGTCGACGCCGATTACCGAGATCGCCGAGCTGAACATCGGCAGCCGCCCGGCTTCGCGCAAGCTGCAGGATCCGAAGCAGCGCAAGATCGAGGATCTGCGCGCGATTCCGTGGGGCTTCTCGTGGGGCCAGTGCCGGCTGCTGCTGACGGGCTGGTACGGCTTCGGCAGCGCGGTGAGCGCGTATCTCGACGGCGCGCAGGATGAAGCCGAGCGCACGAAGCGCGTCGCGCTGCTGAAAAAGATGAACAAGACCTGGCCGTTCTTCTCGAACCTGATGTCGAACATGGACATGGTGCTGGCGAAGACCGACCTCGCGGTCGCGTCGCGCTACGCGCAGCTGGTCTCCGACCGCAAGCTGCGCAAGCATGTGTTCGAGCGGATCGTCGCGGAATGGGAGCGCACGGCGCAGGCGCTGGCGGAAATCACCGGGCACGAAGGCCGCCTCGCGACCAACCCGCTGCTCGCGCGATCGATCAAGAACCGCTTCCCGTATCTCGATCCGCTGAACCACCTGCAGGTCGAGCTGATCAAGCGTCACCGCGCGGGCGACACGAACGCGCGGCTGCGCCGCGGGATTCACCTGACGATCAACGGGATCGCGGCCGGCCTGCGCAACACGGGCTGA
- a CDS encoding heme biosynthesis protein HemY produces the protein MTLRGIVWLAVLFAIAAALATVGRFDAGQVLLVYPPYRIDVSLNLFVIAIVVLFIVVYALLRIVRNIWRMPQRVAAYRARSRNEKAQASLRDAISNLYAGRFSRAEKAARDALSVDANLGAASLVAATAAHRMHEYTRRDDWLSKVDAPEWQDARLLAAADMRADARDADGALAALADMQAGGKRIHAQQVALRAQQQLKNWAEVLKLAKALEKREALHPAAAVRLRQQAAENLLRERRHDPDALLEVWQSLSPVERQSPRLADLAADLLVSLERRNEARRIVEEALAHNWDARLLRRYPDTAGADALPLIQKAEGWKKDHPEDADLLFALGRLCQQQQLWGKAQSFLEAALKLADNEALKVRTHRALARLFEQLGETDKAAKHYRESALAITVV, from the coding sequence ATGACGCTTCGAGGAATCGTCTGGCTCGCGGTCCTGTTCGCGATCGCTGCGGCGCTCGCCACCGTCGGCCGTTTCGACGCGGGGCAGGTGCTGCTCGTCTATCCGCCGTACCGGATCGACGTGTCGCTGAACCTGTTCGTGATCGCCATCGTCGTGCTGTTCATCGTCGTGTATGCGCTGCTGCGCATCGTGCGCAACATCTGGCGCATGCCGCAGCGGGTCGCCGCGTATCGTGCGCGTTCGCGTAACGAGAAGGCGCAGGCGTCGCTGCGCGATGCGATCTCGAACCTGTACGCGGGCCGCTTCTCGCGCGCGGAGAAGGCTGCGCGCGACGCGCTGTCGGTCGACGCGAACCTGGGCGCCGCGAGTCTCGTCGCGGCCACCGCCGCGCACCGGATGCACGAGTACACGCGCCGCGACGACTGGCTGTCGAAGGTCGACGCGCCCGAATGGCAGGACGCACGGCTGCTCGCCGCGGCCGACATGCGCGCGGACGCGCGCGATGCCGATGGCGCGCTCGCCGCGCTGGCCGACATGCAGGCGGGCGGCAAGCGTATCCATGCGCAGCAGGTTGCGCTGCGCGCGCAGCAGCAGTTGAAGAACTGGGCCGAGGTGCTGAAGCTCGCGAAGGCGCTCGAGAAGCGCGAGGCGCTGCATCCGGCCGCGGCCGTGCGGCTGCGCCAGCAGGCCGCGGAAAACCTGCTGCGCGAACGCCGGCACGATCCGGATGCATTGCTCGAGGTGTGGCAGTCGCTGTCGCCGGTCGAGCGCCAGTCGCCGCGTCTTGCCGATCTCGCGGCCGATCTGCTGGTGTCGCTCGAGCGTCGCAACGAAGCGCGCCGTATCGTCGAGGAAGCGCTCGCGCACAACTGGGACGCACGCCTGCTGCGCCGCTACCCGGACACGGCCGGCGCCGACGCGCTGCCGCTGATCCAGAAGGCGGAAGGGTGGAAGAAGGATCACCCGGAGGATGCCGACCTGCTGTTCGCGCTCGGCCGTCTCTGCCAGCAGCAGCAACTGTGGGGCAAGGCGCAATCGTTCCTCGAAGCGGCGCTGAAGCTGGCCGACAACGAAGCGCTGAAGGTGCGTACGCATCGCGCGCTTGCGCGGCTGTTCGAGCAGCTCGGCGAAACCGACAAGGCCGCGAAGCACTACCGCGAAAGCGCACTCGCGATCACCGTGGTCTGA
- a CDS encoding MFS transporter codes for MATSTQSLPGSSGAFEEATYRKVSWRLTPLLLLCYVVAYLDRVNVGFAKLQMASDLNLSDTVYGLGAGIFFFGYFLFEVPSNIILHKVGARVWIARIMATWGVISILTMFVTTPTMFYVMRFLLGLAEAGFFPGVILYLTYWYPAHRRGRMTTFFMTAVALSGVIGGPLSGFILKAFNGVSGWHGWQWLFLLEGIPSVLVGVLVFFKLDDRIAKANWLTDEEKALLARNVDAEEATKEDLPLGAVMSSPRVWLMALIYFSFVMGLYGVGFWLPTIIKATGVTDTFAIGLLSAIPYAAAVVAMILIARSADKRRERRWHLAIPAAIGALGLVLSVIWAHQTALAMLGLTLATIGILTTLPLFWSLPTAFLGGAAAAAGIAMINSIGNLAGFLSPYLMGWLKQATGVNDAGMYMLAGFLVLGGLLALSVPKRLVDK; via the coding sequence ATGGCAACATCGACGCAATCGCTGCCGGGCTCGTCCGGCGCATTCGAGGAAGCAACCTACCGCAAGGTGTCGTGGCGGCTCACGCCGCTCCTGCTGCTGTGCTACGTGGTCGCGTATCTCGACCGCGTGAACGTCGGGTTCGCGAAGCTGCAGATGGCGAGCGACCTGAACCTGAGCGACACCGTCTACGGGCTCGGCGCCGGGATCTTCTTCTTCGGCTATTTCCTCTTCGAAGTGCCGAGCAACATCATCCTGCACAAGGTCGGCGCGCGCGTATGGATCGCACGCATCATGGCGACGTGGGGCGTGATCTCGATCCTGACGATGTTCGTCACGACGCCCACGATGTTCTACGTGATGCGCTTCCTGCTCGGGCTCGCCGAAGCCGGCTTCTTCCCCGGCGTGATCCTGTACCTCACCTACTGGTATCCCGCGCACCGGCGCGGCCGGATGACGACCTTCTTCATGACGGCAGTCGCCTTGTCCGGCGTGATCGGCGGGCCGCTGTCGGGCTTCATCCTGAAGGCGTTCAACGGCGTGAGCGGGTGGCACGGCTGGCAATGGCTGTTCCTGCTGGAAGGCATCCCGTCGGTGCTGGTCGGCGTGCTCGTGTTCTTCAAGCTCGACGACCGGATCGCGAAGGCGAACTGGCTGACCGACGAAGAAAAGGCGCTGCTCGCACGCAACGTCGACGCGGAGGAAGCGACCAAGGAGGACCTGCCGCTCGGTGCCGTGATGTCGAGCCCGCGCGTGTGGCTGATGGCGCTGATCTACTTCTCGTTCGTGATGGGGCTTTACGGCGTCGGCTTCTGGCTGCCGACGATCATCAAGGCGACGGGCGTCACCGACACGTTCGCGATCGGCCTGCTGTCGGCGATTCCGTATGCGGCTGCGGTGGTCGCGATGATCCTGATCGCGCGCAGCGCGGACAAGCGCCGCGAGCGCCGCTGGCACCTCGCGATTCCGGCCGCAATCGGCGCGCTGGGGCTCGTGCTGTCGGTGATCTGGGCGCACCAGACCGCGCTCGCGATGCTCGGCCTCACGCTCGCGACGATCGGCATCCTGACGACGCTGCCGCTGTTCTGGAGCCTGCCGACCGCGTTCCTCGGCGGTGCTGCCGCCGCGGCCGGCATCGCGATGATCAACTCGATCGGCAACCTCGCGGGCTTCCTGAGCCCCTACCTGATGGGCTGGCTCAAGCAGGCGACGGGGGTCAACGACGCGGGCATGTACATGCTCGCGGGGTTCCTCGTGCTCGGCGGGCTGCTCGCGCTGTCGGTGCCGAAGCGGCTCGTCGACAAGTGA
- a CDS encoding class I SAM-dependent methyltransferase, with translation MKHHDQVADAFGTTAAAYLTSTVHATGADLQTLADAVSATPDAAVLDLGCGAGHASFAVAPHVRDVVAYDLAAPMLATVDAAARERGLANIRTQQGPAEQLPFDTATFDWVVSRMSAHHWHDMRAALAEVRRVLKPGGRVLMIDIAGNDHPLLDTYLQAAEVLRDASHVRDYRADEWLAMFRDAGFDAHVHSRWRLPIDFDTWVARIRTPADSVAGIRALWAHAPDEVRGYYAVRPDGSFEHDALLIDAH, from the coding sequence ATGAAACACCACGACCAGGTCGCCGACGCATTCGGCACGACGGCCGCCGCCTATCTGACGAGCACGGTCCACGCGACGGGCGCCGATCTGCAGACGCTCGCCGACGCGGTGAGCGCGACGCCCGATGCGGCCGTGCTCGATCTCGGCTGCGGCGCCGGCCACGCGAGCTTCGCGGTCGCGCCGCACGTGCGCGACGTGGTCGCCTACGATCTCGCCGCGCCGATGCTCGCGACCGTCGACGCGGCCGCGCGCGAGCGCGGGCTCGCGAATATCCGCACGCAGCAGGGCCCGGCGGAACAACTGCCGTTCGACACGGCGACGTTCGACTGGGTCGTGAGCCGGATGAGCGCGCACCACTGGCACGACATGCGCGCGGCGCTCGCCGAGGTGCGCCGCGTGCTGAAACCGGGCGGCCGCGTGCTGATGATCGACATCGCCGGCAACGATCATCCGCTGCTCGACACGTACCTGCAGGCCGCCGAAGTGCTGCGCGACGCGTCGCACGTGCGCGACTACCGCGCGGACGAATGGCTCGCGATGTTCCGCGATGCGGGTTTCGACGCGCACGTGCACAGCCGCTGGCGGCTGCCGATCGATTTCGACACGTGGGTCGCGCGCATCCGCACGCCGGCCGACAGCGTCGCTGGCATTCGCGCGCTGTGGGCACACGCGCCCGACGAGGTGCGCGGCTATTACGCGGTGCGGCCCGACGGTTCGTTCGAGCACGACGCGCTGTTGATCGACGCGCATTGA
- a CDS encoding DUF4180 domain-containing protein: MPHRIVQAAGSRVLVRDPSAGLVQRESDALDLVALAHEHEADWVAIPAEALHDDFYRLDSGLAGAVLQKLVNYGVRLGVVGDIDRWLARSEALRALVRESNRGKSVWFVANEDDLLRRLGA; the protein is encoded by the coding sequence ATGCCCCACCGAATCGTTCAGGCAGCCGGCAGCCGCGTGCTGGTCCGCGATCCTTCCGCCGGCCTCGTGCAGCGGGAAAGCGATGCGCTCGACCTCGTCGCGCTCGCGCACGAGCATGAGGCCGACTGGGTCGCAATCCCCGCCGAGGCGCTGCACGACGATTTCTACCGGCTCGACAGCGGACTGGCCGGCGCGGTGCTGCAGAAGCTCGTCAACTACGGCGTCCGGCTCGGCGTGGTCGGCGACATCGACCGCTGGCTCGCGCGCAGCGAAGCGCTTCGCGCGCTCGTTCGCGAATCCAATCGCGGGAAATCGGTGTGGTTTGTCGCGAACGAGGACGACCTGCTACGCAGGCTCGGCGCGTAG
- the hemC gene encoding hydroxymethylbilane synthase — MNSETLAAGPQQAQPPATLTIASRESRLAMWQAEHVRDALRKLYPACDVKILGMTTRGDQILDRTLSKVGGKGLFVKELENALADGRADLAVHSLKDVPMALPDGFSLAAIMEREDPRDAFVSNDYASLDALPAGAVVGTSSLRREAMLRARYPHLDVLPLRGNLDTRLAKLDRGDYAAIILAAAGLKRLGLDARIRALIDVEASPPAAGQGALGIEIAAHRNDVAAWLAPLHDPQTALAVEAERMVSRALGGSCEVPLAAHAVWRAGELYLTGRVSTTDGKRVLTAEECGAVMTVADALALGRAVSDELEAQGALDIVKALLAGSQAGKGDA; from the coding sequence ATGAATTCCGAGACCCTTGCGGCCGGGCCGCAACAGGCACAGCCGCCCGCGACGTTGACGATTGCTTCGCGCGAGAGCCGCCTGGCGATGTGGCAAGCCGAACATGTGCGTGATGCGCTGCGCAAATTATATCCAGCTTGTGACGTGAAAATCCTCGGGATGACGACCCGCGGCGACCAGATTCTCGATCGCACGCTGTCGAAGGTCGGCGGCAAGGGCCTGTTCGTGAAGGAACTGGAGAATGCGCTCGCCGACGGCCGCGCCGATCTCGCCGTGCATTCGCTGAAGGACGTGCCGATGGCGCTGCCCGACGGTTTCTCGCTCGCCGCGATCATGGAACGCGAGGATCCGCGCGACGCGTTCGTGTCGAACGACTACGCGTCGCTCGACGCGCTGCCGGCCGGCGCGGTCGTCGGCACGTCGAGCCTGCGCCGCGAAGCGATGCTGCGCGCGCGTTATCCGCATCTCGACGTGCTGCCGCTGCGCGGCAACCTCGACACGCGCCTCGCGAAGCTCGACCGCGGCGACTACGCGGCGATCATTCTCGCGGCCGCCGGCCTGAAGCGCCTCGGCCTCGACGCGCGAATCCGCGCGCTCATCGACGTCGAAGCCAGCCCGCCCGCGGCCGGCCAGGGCGCGCTCGGCATCGAGATCGCCGCGCACCGCAACGACGTCGCCGCATGGCTCGCGCCGCTGCACGACCCGCAGACCGCGCTTGCGGTCGAGGCCGAGCGGATGGTGTCGCGCGCGCTCGGCGGCAGCTGCGAGGTGCCGCTTGCCGCACACGCGGTGTGGCGCGCGGGCGAACTGTACCTGACGGGCCGCGTGTCGACGACCGACGGAAAGCGTGTGCTGACGGCCGAGGAGTGCGGTGCCGTCATGACCGTCGCCGATGCGCTCGCGCTCGGCCGCGCGGTGTCCGACGAACTCGAGGCGCAAGGCGCGCTCGACATCGTCAAGGCGCTGCTCGCCGGTTCGCAGGCCGGCAAGGGCGACGCCTGA